In Sulfitobacter sp. W027, a single window of DNA contains:
- the argC gene encoding N-acetyl-gamma-glutamyl-phosphate reductase, which translates to MTQNIAILGASGYTGAELIRLIAGHSSMKITALGANSKAGQTMAEVFPHLRHLDLPALVTIEEIDFSQIDLCFCALPHKTSQEVIAALPKDLKIVDLSADFRLRDPEAYAKWYGNKHAAVDVQKEAVYGLTEFYREEIAAARLVAGTGCNAATGQFALRPLIAAGVIDLDDIILDLKCAVSGAGRSLKENLLHAELSEGYHAYALGSTHRHLGEFDQEFSAIAGRPVQVQFTPHLVPANRGILATCYVKGDAQAIYETLKKAYADEPFIEVLPFGEAPSTRHIRGSNFCHIGVVGDRQTGRATVVAALDNLTKGSSGQALQNANLMLGLPETEGLMMAPLFP; encoded by the coding sequence ATGACCCAGAACATCGCCATTCTTGGCGCCTCCGGCTATACCGGGGCAGAACTCATCCGGCTGATTGCTGGCCATTCTTCGATGAAGATCACCGCTTTGGGGGCCAACTCCAAGGCGGGGCAGACCATGGCAGAGGTCTTTCCGCATCTGCGGCATCTTGATCTGCCCGCGTTGGTTACAATCGAAGAGATCGACTTTTCCCAGATTGATCTGTGTTTCTGCGCGCTGCCGCATAAGACTAGCCAAGAGGTCATCGCGGCATTGCCGAAAGATCTAAAGATCGTCGATCTTTCCGCCGATTTCCGCCTGCGCGACCCCGAGGCCTACGCCAAATGGTACGGCAACAAACACGCGGCTGTTGATGTGCAGAAAGAGGCGGTGTATGGGCTCACCGAATTCTACCGTGAAGAGATCGCCGCCGCGCGTTTGGTGGCGGGCACGGGCTGTAACGCGGCCACGGGGCAATTTGCCCTGCGTCCGCTGATCGCGGCGGGGGTGATTGATTTGGATGACATCATTCTGGATCTGAAATGCGCCGTGTCAGGTGCAGGGCGCTCGCTGAAGGAAAACCTGCTCCATGCAGAGCTGAGCGAGGGCTATCACGCCTATGCGCTTGGCAGCACGCACCGCCATTTGGGTGAGTTCGATCAGGAATTCTCGGCCATCGCCGGGCGGCCCGTGCAGGTGCAGTTCACCCCGCATCTGGTGCCTGCAAACCGTGGTATCTTGGCAACCTGCTATGTCAAAGGGGATGCGCAGGCGATTTATGAGACGCTTAAAAAAGCCTATGCAGATGAGCCCTTTATCGAAGTGCTGCCTTTTGGCGAAGCGCCCAGCACCCGGCATATTCGTGGCTCGAACTTCTGTCATATCGGCGTGGTGGGCGACCGCCAGACAGGGCGGGCGACTGTGGTCGCGGCGCTCGATAACCTGACCAAAGGCTCCAGCGGGCAGGCGTTGCAAAACGCGAACCTGATGCTGGGCCTGCCGGAAACGGAGGGGCTGATGATGGCCCCGCTCTTCCCATGA
- a CDS encoding glutamate racemase, translated as MAVGIFDSGLGGLTVWNKVQERLPEVDFVYLADSAHAPYGVRNADDIYNLTCAAVQRLFDAGCDLVILACNTASAAALRRMQEGWIPREKRVLGVFVPLIEAMTERQWGDNSPPREVAVNHVALFATPATVASRAFQRELSFRAIGVDVEAQACGGVVDAIEEGDMILAEALVRSHVDALKRKMPNPDAAILGCTHYPLMQEAFQAALGAQVKVFSQAELVADSLADYLKRHPNMMGSGEAAFLTTGDPARVSDRATQFLRRQITFTAA; from the coding sequence ATGGCAGTTGGTATTTTCGATTCGGGGCTGGGCGGGCTGACCGTCTGGAACAAGGTGCAAGAACGGCTGCCGGAGGTGGATTTTGTCTATCTCGCGGACAGCGCCCACGCGCCTTACGGCGTGCGGAATGCCGATGACATCTATAATCTGACCTGTGCCGCCGTGCAGCGGCTGTTTGATGCAGGCTGCGATCTGGTGATCCTCGCCTGTAATACTGCCTCTGCTGCTGCGCTGCGGCGCATGCAAGAGGGGTGGATCCCCCGCGAAAAACGTGTGCTGGGCGTCTTTGTGCCGCTGATTGAGGCGATGACGGAGCGGCAGTGGGGCGACAATTCCCCGCCGCGCGAAGTGGCCGTGAACCATGTGGCGCTCTTTGCCACCCCCGCAACCGTGGCGAGCCGCGCGTTTCAACGCGAACTTTCCTTCCGCGCGATCGGTGTGGATGTCGAGGCGCAGGCCTGCGGCGGGGTGGTCGATGCTATTGAAGAGGGCGACATGATCCTCGCCGAAGCGTTGGTGCGCAGCCATGTGGATGCGCTGAAACGCAAGATGCCCAACCCCGACGCGGCGATCTTGGGCTGTACCCATTACCCGCTGATGCAAGAGGCCTTTCAGGCGGCTTTGGGGGCGCAGGTGAAAGTGTTTAGCCAAGCGGAATTAGTGGCGGACTCTTTGGCAGATTATCTCAAACGGCACCCAAATATGATGGGCAGTGGCGAGGCGGCGTTTCTCACCACCGGCGACCCCGCCCGGGTGAGCGACCGTGCGACGCAGTTCCTGCGACGACAGATCACATTCACCGCCGCCTGA
- a CDS encoding indolepyruvate ferredoxin oxidoreductase family protein produces the protein MTTQKISLNDRFDLEKSPVLLNGTQALVRLMMMQSARDRAAGLNTAGYVTGYRGSPLGGVDLQMQRAEKKLAEHNVRFEPGLNEDLAATMLWGSQQAELRGEGKYDGVFGLWYGKGPGVDRTGDVMRHANMAGTSPHGGVLMAMGDDHTGESSTVLHQSEWAMVDAYMPVVSPAGVQEILDYGIYGWALSRFSGLWVGLKTMKDTVEATSVVNGDPNRMKLITPEFDMPDGGLSIRLGDTPHLQEARMIDYKRFAAEAFSHANKMDKRMWGKRGAKIGFAAAGKNWLDLVHALSLLNIDENEAERLGITTYKIGQTFPLDMQGFHEWADGLDLVVVVEEKRKLIEVQIKEALFNDTHRRVYGWHKGGAGMEHGEELFPTRGALDPILIAEKIGGILLEEGRETDGIRAGLEALNEARRSDNAEDIAARLPYYCAGCPHNSSTKVPEGSRAYAGIGCHYMVQWMDRETTGFTHMGGEGANWIGEAPFSNTKHVFQNLGDGTYNHSGVQAIRAALAAGTNITYKILYNDAVAMTGGQHNEGDLDAYRIVAELKAMGVKNVAVVYDEKEDVDLTRFKGVEVHERAEMPNVQKAYREHEGVSAIVYIQTCAAEKRRRRKRGLFPDPDKRVFINEDVCEGCGDCGVQSNCVAVVPNETELGRKRAIDQSSCNKDFSCVNGFCPSFLTLEGAKVRKDPTTELNIPDLPMPELPTINGTHNVVITGVGGTGVVTIGALLAQAAQLDGKGAGMMEMAGLAQKGGAVHIHCRLAERPEDISAIRVATGEAHALIGGDLVVSAGHKTLGLTRAGRTGAVVNSHQIITGDFTRDTEFQMPYDRLSLALEARLKDDVAMFDASDLAKAALGDSIFSNMMIFGAAWQRGLLPLTLESLHEAIRMNGAAVERNMRAFEIGRWAVLYPEDAQKVSQPSKVVELPKSLDEKIAFRADHLTAYQGKSLAKRYTKMLDGIEDRDVKAAAALGYHKLLSYKDEYEVARLLVTSRDKARAEFDGDFKMTFHMAPPLLSKMGPNGRPEKREFGQWLEGPLRVMAKFKGLRGTPFDPFGYTAERKMERALITQYEQDMAEVLPKLTDQTRDAIVALAELPLQIRGFGPVKQANEAKAEKRREELLAVIRAGGTSTAKAAE, from the coding sequence ATGACAACGCAAAAGATTTCACTGAACGATCGTTTCGACCTTGAGAAAAGCCCGGTGCTGCTGAACGGCACGCAGGCGCTGGTCCGGCTGATGATGATGCAATCCGCACGCGACCGCGCGGCAGGGTTGAACACCGCAGGCTATGTGACCGGCTACCGGGGCAGCCCGCTGGGCGGGGTCGATCTGCAAATGCAGCGCGCCGAAAAGAAACTGGCCGAGCATAACGTGCGGTTTGAGCCGGGTCTAAACGAAGACCTCGCGGCGACGATGCTTTGGGGCAGCCAGCAAGCCGAGTTGCGCGGCGAAGGGAAATACGACGGTGTCTTTGGTCTGTGGTACGGCAAGGGGCCGGGTGTGGACCGCACCGGCGATGTGATGCGCCATGCGAATATGGCGGGCACCTCGCCCCATGGCGGTGTGCTGATGGCGATGGGGGATGACCATACGGGCGAATCCTCTACCGTGTTGCACCAGTCGGAATGGGCCATGGTGGACGCCTATATGCCCGTCGTCTCCCCCGCCGGTGTTCAGGAAATTCTTGACTACGGCATTTATGGCTGGGCGCTGAGCCGGTTCTCTGGCCTTTGGGTTGGCCTGAAGACGATGAAGGACACGGTAGAGGCGACCAGCGTCGTGAACGGCGATCCAAACCGGATGAAGCTGATCACGCCCGAGTTCGACATGCCTGACGGGGGCCTGAGCATCCGTCTGGGCGACACGCCGCACCTGCAAGAGGCGCGGATGATCGACTATAAGCGTTTCGCGGCGGAAGCGTTTTCCCATGCCAACAAGATGGACAAACGCATGTGGGGCAAGCGCGGGGCCAAGATCGGCTTTGCGGCGGCGGGCAAAAATTGGCTCGATCTGGTTCATGCGCTGAGCCTTTTGAACATTGATGAGAATGAGGCCGAACGCCTTGGCATCACCACCTATAAGATCGGCCAGACCTTCCCGCTCGACATGCAGGGTTTCCACGAATGGGCCGACGGGCTCGATCTGGTGGTCGTGGTCGAGGAAAAGCGCAAGCTGATCGAAGTGCAGATCAAGGAAGCGCTCTTTAACGACACCCACCGCCGCGTCTATGGCTGGCACAAGGGCGGTGCCGGCATGGAGCATGGCGAAGAGCTGTTCCCGACCCGGGGCGCGCTTGATCCGATCCTGATTGCCGAGAAGATCGGCGGTATTCTGCTGGAGGAAGGCCGCGAGACCGACGGCATCCGCGCCGGGCTGGAAGCGCTCAACGAAGCGCGCCGTTCGGACAATGCCGAGGACATTGCCGCACGTCTGCCCTATTACTGCGCAGGCTGCCCGCATAACTCCTCAACCAAAGTGCCGGAAGGCTCCCGCGCCTATGCCGGCATCGGCTGTCACTACATGGTGCAGTGGATGGACCGAGAGACCACCGGCTTCACCCATATGGGCGGTGAGGGCGCGAACTGGATTGGCGAAGCGCCGTTCTCCAACACCAAGCACGTGTTCCAGAACCTCGGCGACGGCACCTATAATCACTCCGGCGTTCAGGCGATCCGGGCGGCACTCGCGGCTGGGACGAACATCACCTACAAGATCCTTTATAACGATGCGGTGGCCATGACCGGCGGTCAGCACAACGAAGGCGATCTGGATGCCTACCGCATCGTCGCGGAGCTGAAGGCGATGGGCGTGAAGAACGTCGCCGTGGTCTATGACGAGAAAGAAGACGTGGACCTCACGCGCTTCAAAGGCGTCGAGGTGCATGAACGGGCCGAGATGCCGAACGTGCAAAAAGCCTACCGCGAGCATGAGGGCGTGAGCGCCATCGTCTATATCCAGACCTGCGCCGCCGAAAAACGCCGCCGCCGCAAGCGCGGGCTGTTTCCGGACCCCGACAAGCGGGTGTTCATCAACGAAGACGTCTGCGAGGGCTGCGGCGATTGCGGTGTGCAATCCAACTGCGTGGCCGTGGTGCCGAACGAGACGGAACTGGGTCGCAAGCGTGCGATTGACCAGTCGTCTTGCAACAAGGATTTCTCCTGCGTCAACGGGTTCTGCCCCTCCTTCCTGACACTGGAAGGGGCCAAGGTGCGCAAGGACCCGACCACCGAACTCAACATCCCCGACCTGCCGATGCCCGAATTGCCGACGATCAACGGCACGCATAACGTGGTCATCACCGGCGTCGGCGGCACCGGCGTTGTGACCATCGGCGCGCTGCTGGCCCAAGCGGCTCAGTTGGATGGCAAGGGTGCGGGCATGATGGAAATGGCCGGTCTTGCCCAGAAGGGCGGTGCGGTGCATATCCACTGCCGGCTGGCCGAGCGGCCCGAGGATATCAGCGCGATCCGCGTGGCGACGGGTGAAGCACATGCGCTGATTGGTGGCGATCTGGTGGTTTCCGCGGGGCATAAGACGCTGGGTCTTACGCGCGCAGGCCGCACCGGGGCGGTGGTGAACTCGCACCAGATCATTACCGGCGATTTCACCCGCGATACCGAATTCCAAATGCCTTATGACCGTCTGTCGCTGGCGCTGGAGGCGCGGTTGAAAGACGATGTGGCGATGTTCGACGCCTCTGATCTGGCCAAGGCCGCATTGGGCGACTCGATCTTCTCCAACATGATGATCTTTGGCGCGGCATGGCAGCGCGGCTTGTTGCCGCTGACACTGGAAAGCCTGCACGAAGCGATCCGCATGAATGGGGCTGCGGTCGAGCGCAACATGCGCGCCTTTGAGATTGGCCGTTGGGCGGTGCTTTACCCCGAGGACGCGCAGAAAGTGAGCCAGCCCAGCAAGGTCGTGGAACTGCCCAAGTCGCTGGATGAGAAGATCGCGTTCCGCGCCGACCATCTGACCGCCTATCAGGGCAAGTCTCTGGCCAAGCGCTATACAAAAATGCTCGATGGCATAGAGGACCGCGACGTCAAAGCGGCGGCGGCTTTGGGCTATCACAAGCTGCTGAGCTATAAAGACGAATACGAAGTCGCCCGCTTGCTGGTCACCAGCCGTGACAAGGCGCGGGCCGAGTTCGATGGTGACTTCAAGATGACCTTCCACATGGCACCGCCGCTCTTGTCGAAAATGGGGCCGAATGGCCGTCCGGAAAAGCGCGAGTTTGGGCAGTGGCTCGAAGGGCCGCTGCGGGTGATGGCCAAGTTCAAAGGGCTGCGCGGCACGCCGTTCGATCCCTTCGGCTATACCGCCGAGCGCAAGATGGAGCGTGCTCTGATCACCCAATACGAGCAGGACATGGCCGAGGTGCTGCCCAAGCTCACCGACCAGACCCGCGACGCCATTGTCGCACTGGCTGAGCTTCCCTTGCAGATCCGCGGGTTTGGTCCGGTGAAACAGGCCAATGAGGCCAAGGCCGAAAAACGCCGTGAGGAATTGCTGGCGGTGATCCGTGCGGGTGGGACCTCGACTGCGAAGGCCGCCGAGTAA
- a CDS encoding LysR family transcriptional regulator: MDWDKLRIFHAVADAGSLTHAGDKLNLSQSAVSRQIRGLEEQLNTNLFHRHARGLILTEQGELLFDATSAMAKRLDAAAARIRDSEEEVFGELRVTTTTGFGTLWLAPRLPKLYEQYPDLKVDLMLEERVLDLPMREADVAIRMKEPSQADLVRKRLMTVRMGLYASPEYLEKHGTPQRMEDMADHRLICQNTDSDQVGAGLQLVKELMMYDLRSLLTVNNYFGVLQGVVHHLGLGVLPNYLIQDFPHIVQVMPDIESAEVPVYLAYPEELRQSKRVAAFKDFVQEEIITYRKLWRERTEAEG; the protein is encoded by the coding sequence ATGGATTGGGACAAACTGAGAATTTTTCACGCCGTGGCCGATGCCGGGTCTCTGACCCATGCGGGCGACAAGCTTAATCTATCGCAATCCGCGGTTAGCCGGCAGATTCGCGGACTTGAGGAACAGCTCAACACCAATCTCTTTCACCGCCACGCCCGCGGGCTGATCCTGACCGAACAGGGGGAGCTTTTGTTCGACGCCACCTCGGCCATGGCCAAGCGTCTCGACGCCGCTGCCGCGCGCATCCGCGACAGCGAAGAAGAGGTCTTTGGCGAGCTGCGCGTGACCACAACCACCGGCTTCGGCACCCTTTGGCTCGCCCCCCGCCTGCCCAAACTTTATGAGCAATACCCCGACCTCAAAGTCGACCTGATGCTTGAAGAACGCGTGCTCGACCTGCCCATGCGCGAGGCCGATGTGGCGATCCGCATGAAAGAGCCGAGCCAGGCCGATCTGGTCCGCAAACGTCTCATGACCGTGCGCATGGGGCTCTACGCCAGCCCTGAGTATCTGGAAAAACATGGCACACCGCAGCGGATGGAAGATATGGCCGATCACCGACTGATCTGCCAAAACACCGACAGCGATCAGGTCGGTGCGGGACTGCAACTGGTCAAAGAGTTGATGATGTATGACCTGCGCTCGCTACTGACGGTGAACAACTACTTCGGCGTCTTGCAGGGCGTAGTGCACCACCTTGGCCTTGGCGTGCTGCCTAACTACCTCATTCAGGACTTCCCGCATATCGTGCAGGTGATGCCCGATATCGAATCCGCCGAAGTGCCGGTATACCTCGCTTACCCCGAAGAGCTTCGCCAATCCAAACGCGTCGCCGCCTTCAAGGATTTCGTCCAGGAAGAGATCATTACCTACCGCAAACTCTGGCGCGAACGCACCGAAGCCGAAGGCTGA
- the purL gene encoding phosphoribosylformylglycinamidine synthase subunit PurL, whose product MQDPAITPDLIASHGFTPEEYAEVVNILGREPNYTEMGIFSAMWNEHCSYKSSKKWLRTLPTDGPQVICGPGENAGVVDIGDGQALVFKMESHNHPSYIEPYQGAATGVGGILRDVFTMGARPIAAMNALSFGRPDHPKTRQLVHGVVEGVGGYGNCFGVPTVGGEVRFDKAYDGNCLVNAFAAGLADADKIFYSAASGVGMPVVYLGAKTGRDGVGGATMASAEFDDTIEEKRPTVQVGDPFTEKRLMEATLELMATGAVISIQDMGAAGLTCSAVEMGDKGGLGVRLDLEKVPTREPHMTAYEMMLSESQERMLMVLRPELEAEAKAVFDKWDLDFAIVGETLPEDRFLICLNGEVKADLPLSKLASTAPEYDRPWVETPAAPALTDAPTIDPIEGLRSLIGSVNHSSKAWVYEQYDTMVMGDTVRLPGLGAGIVRVHGTNKALAFTSDVTPRYVKANPTEGGKQAVAEAYRNLCAVGAKPLATTDNLNFGNPEKPEIMGQLVGAIKGIGEAVGALDMPIVSGNVSLYNETDGKGILPTPTIGAVGLLDTVDDIISNQLREGHVALLIGTTGSHLGQSALLAEAFGRTEGDAPHVDLAAERRHGEFIRAQSSQISACTDLGDGGLALAAFELAETAGIGVEIESDDTATLFGEDQARYLVACTAEAAETLIAAGKDANVPVSQIGAFGGNMISFGAASAPLSDLRQTYRTTFAKAFA is encoded by the coding sequence ATGCAAGATCCAGCCATCACGCCCGACCTCATCGCCAGCCACGGGTTCACCCCCGAGGAATACGCCGAGGTCGTCAATATCCTCGGGCGGGAGCCGAACTACACCGAGATGGGTATTTTCTCGGCCATGTGGAACGAGCATTGTTCCTATAAGTCCTCCAAGAAATGGCTCCGCACCCTGCCCACAGACGGCCCGCAGGTGATCTGCGGCCCCGGCGAAAACGCGGGCGTGGTCGACATCGGCGATGGCCAAGCGCTGGTCTTCAAGATGGAAAGCCACAACCACCCCTCCTACATCGAACCCTACCAAGGCGCCGCAACCGGCGTCGGCGGCATCCTGCGCGACGTCTTCACCATGGGCGCGCGCCCGATCGCGGCGATGAACGCGCTCAGCTTTGGCCGCCCTGATCACCCTAAAACCCGCCAGCTTGTGCACGGCGTTGTCGAAGGCGTCGGCGGCTACGGCAACTGCTTCGGCGTCCCGACCGTTGGCGGCGAAGTACGTTTCGACAAAGCCTATGACGGCAACTGCCTCGTGAATGCCTTCGCAGCCGGTCTCGCCGATGCCGACAAGATCTTCTACTCCGCCGCTTCCGGCGTCGGCATGCCCGTGGTTTACCTCGGTGCGAAAACAGGCCGCGATGGTGTCGGCGGCGCGACGATGGCCAGCGCCGAGTTCGACGACACCATCGAAGAGAAGCGTCCCACCGTGCAAGTCGGCGATCCCTTCACCGAAAAGCGCCTGATGGAAGCCACGCTGGAACTGATGGCCACCGGTGCCGTGATCTCGATCCAAGACATGGGTGCCGCAGGCCTGACCTGCTCTGCCGTGGAAATGGGGGACAAAGGCGGCCTCGGCGTGCGTCTCGACCTTGAAAAAGTGCCGACGCGCGAACCGCATATGACCGCCTATGAAATGATGCTCAGCGAAAGCCAAGAGCGGATGCTCATGGTGCTGCGCCCCGAGCTTGAGGCCGAGGCCAAAGCCGTCTTCGACAAATGGGACCTCGACTTCGCAATCGTCGGCGAAACCCTCCCTGAAGACCGTTTCCTCATCTGCCTAAATGGCGAGGTCAAAGCCGACCTGCCGCTGTCGAAACTCGCCTCCACAGCACCAGAATACGACCGCCCCTGGGTGGAAACCCCCGCCGCTCCCGCGCTGACCGATGCCCCCACCATCGACCCCATCGAAGGACTGCGCAGCCTCATCGGCTCCGTGAACCACAGTTCCAAAGCATGGGTCTATGAGCAATATGACACTATGGTCATGGGCGACACCGTCCGCCTGCCCGGCCTCGGCGCTGGCATCGTACGTGTACATGGCACTAACAAAGCGCTGGCGTTCACGTCCGACGTGACCCCGCGCTACGTCAAAGCCAACCCCACCGAAGGCGGCAAACAAGCCGTGGCCGAAGCTTACCGCAACCTCTGCGCGGTAGGTGCCAAACCGCTTGCCACCACCGACAACCTGAACTTCGGCAACCCAGAAAAGCCCGAGATCATGGGCCAGCTCGTCGGCGCGATCAAAGGCATCGGCGAAGCTGTCGGCGCGCTCGACATGCCTATCGTCTCGGGCAATGTATCCCTTTACAATGAAACCGACGGCAAAGGCATCCTGCCCACCCCCACCATCGGTGCCGTGGGCCTGCTCGACACCGTCGATGACATCATCAGCAATCAACTGCGCGAAGGTCATGTCGCCCTTCTGATCGGAACCACGGGCAGCCACCTTGGCCAATCCGCTCTGCTCGCCGAAGCCTTTGGCCGCACCGAGGGCGACGCGCCTCATGTCGACCTCGCGGCTGAACGCCGTCACGGTGAATTTATCCGCGCCCAGTCCAGCCAAATCTCCGCCTGCACCGACCTCGGAGATGGTGGTCTTGCCCTCGCCGCCTTCGAGCTGGCCGAGACCGCTGGCATCGGCGTCGAAATCGAAAGCGATGACACCGCGACGCTCTTCGGTGAAGACCAAGCCCGCTACCTCGTCGCCTGCACCGCCGAGGCCGCCGAAACCCTGATCGCCGCTGGCAAGGACGCAAACGTTCCCGTCTCCCAAATCGGCGCCTTCGGTGGCAACATGATCAGCTTCGGTGCGGCTTCCGCCCCGCTGTCCGATCTGCGCCAGACCTATCGGACCACTTTCGCCAAGGCCTTCGCTTAA
- a CDS encoding VWA domain-containing protein, giving the protein MAEQLPLILPDDPKLAGNITHFARALRRAGLSIGPGRVVEAVEAVAAVGFTSRRDFYWTLHACFVSRPEQARVFAQIFRLYWRDPRYLEHMMAAMLPAIRGVQEDRPATPAEKRAAEALLDGAEAPEREDQPELEETLIEVDASLTMSARERLRTLDFEQMNLAEMAQAKRMLAKLSLPVPPMPSRRNMAAAQGRIDVARTMKAALRRGGEMERLYRMKPRERYPNLVVLCDISGSMSQYSRVILHFLHAVANRKGAGWAQVHGFTFGTRLTNITRHLATRDVDAALAAAGAQAQDWEGGTRIGAALAAFNRDWSRRVMGQGAVVLLITDGLDRDDPAELARQMQRLQLTARRVIWLNPLLRWDGFAPKAAGIRAMLPHVDSFRAGHSIASLEALAEAISRPDDPGEKARMMAGLNADL; this is encoded by the coding sequence ATGGCTGAGCAGCTTCCCCTCATCTTGCCGGACGATCCGAAGCTTGCGGGCAATATCACCCATTTCGCCCGTGCCCTGCGGCGGGCGGGATTGTCGATCGGGCCGGGGCGCGTGGTGGAGGCGGTGGAGGCGGTGGCTGCCGTTGGCTTCACCAGCCGCCGCGACTTCTATTGGACGCTGCACGCCTGTTTTGTGAGCCGCCCTGAACAGGCGCGGGTCTTTGCGCAGATCTTCCGGCTCTACTGGCGCGATCCGCGGTATCTGGAACATATGATGGCCGCGATGCTGCCCGCCATTCGCGGTGTGCAGGAGGACCGCCCCGCGACCCCGGCAGAGAAACGCGCAGCGGAAGCCTTGCTGGACGGCGCCGAAGCGCCGGAACGCGAGGATCAGCCCGAGCTTGAGGAAACGCTCATCGAGGTGGACGCGAGCCTCACGATGTCGGCGCGCGAACGGCTCAGAACGCTGGATTTCGAACAGATGAACCTTGCCGAGATGGCTCAGGCGAAGCGGATGTTGGCCAAGCTCTCGCTTCCGGTACCGCCGATGCCCAGCCGGCGGAATATGGCGGCGGCGCAGGGGCGGATTGATGTGGCACGTACAATGAAAGCGGCGCTACGGCGCGGGGGGGAGATGGAGCGGCTCTACCGGATGAAGCCACGTGAGCGCTATCCGAACCTTGTGGTGCTCTGTGATATCTCGGGCTCGATGAGCCAATACAGTCGGGTGATCCTGCATTTCCTGCATGCCGTTGCCAATCGCAAGGGGGCTGGCTGGGCGCAGGTGCATGGTTTCACCTTTGGCACGCGTCTGACCAATATCACCCGGCATCTCGCCACCCGCGACGTGGACGCAGCACTGGCAGCGGCGGGCGCACAGGCACAGGACTGGGAGGGCGGCACTCGGATCGGTGCAGCACTAGCGGCGTTCAACCGAGATTGGTCGCGGCGGGTCATGGGGCAGGGGGCGGTGGTTTTGTTGATCACTGACGGGCTGGACCGGGACGATCCGGCGGAACTGGCGCGTCAGATGCAGCGGCTGCAACTCACCGCACGACGGGTAATTTGGCTGAACCCGCTGCTCCGCTGGGACGGCTTCGCGCCCAAGGCGGCGGGCATTCGCGCGATGCTGCCCCATGTCGACAGTTTTCGCGCAGGGCATTCCATCGCGTCTTTGGAAGCCCTGGCCGAGGCGATCTCGCGCCCCGATGATCCGGGCGAAAAGGCGCGGATGATGGCGGGGTTGAACGCTGACCTCTAG
- a CDS encoding MoxR family ATPase — protein MKNIDTIDAVQKMLSAEGYVCDRALGVVVFLSLTLGRPLFLEGEAGVGKTEIAKALAAGLGRRLIRLQCYEGLDASSAVYEWNFPAQMVAIRTAEAGGGADRRALTQELFSDDYLIERPLLQALRPDENGAPVLLIDELDRTDAPFEAFLLEALSDFQVTIPELGTIRAPEPPIVILTSNRTREVHDALKRRCLYHWVDYPDVEREMAILLARAPEAAEALSREVVAFVQQLRTEDLFKKPGVAETIDWAKCLLALDVTTLSPEVIADTLGAVLKYQDDIAKLQGSEAARILEQARASLVPA, from the coding sequence ATGAAAAACATTGATACCATCGACGCGGTCCAAAAGATGCTGAGCGCTGAGGGCTATGTCTGCGATCGCGCGCTTGGGGTTGTGGTTTTCCTGAGCCTGACACTGGGGCGGCCCTTGTTTTTGGAGGGCGAAGCAGGTGTCGGCAAGACCGAGATCGCCAAGGCGTTGGCCGCCGGGCTGGGGCGGCGGCTGATCCGGTTGCAGTGCTATGAAGGGCTCGATGCCTCTAGCGCGGTTTATGAGTGGAATTTTCCGGCTCAGATGGTGGCGATCCGTACGGCAGAGGCGGGCGGCGGCGCGGACCGGCGTGCGTTGACCCAAGAATTGTTCAGCGATGACTACCTGATCGAACGCCCCCTTCTGCAGGCGCTGCGCCCGGATGAGAATGGCGCACCGGTGCTGCTCATCGACGAGTTGGACCGCACCGACGCCCCGTTCGAGGCCTTTCTGCTGGAAGCCCTGAGCGATTTTCAGGTGACGATCCCCGAACTTGGCACGATCCGTGCGCCGGAGCCGCCGATTGTGATCCTCACCTCAAATCGCACGCGGGAAGTGCATGACGCGCTGAAGCGGCGGTGCCTTTACCACTGGGTTGATTATCCGGATGTGGAACGCGAGATGGCGATCCTGCTGGCCCGCGCGCCTGAGGCGGCGGAGGCGCTTAGCCGCGAGGTTGTGGCTTTTGTTCAGCAATTGCGCACCGAGGATCTGTTCAAGAAGCCCGGCGTGGCAGAAACCATTGATTGGGCGAAATGTTTGTTGGCCTTGGACGTGACGACCCTGAGCCCCGAGGTCATCGCTGATACGCTGGGGGCGGTGCTGAAATACCAAGACGACATCGCCAAGCTGCAGGGCTCCGAGGCCGCGCGCATTCTGGAACAGGCCCGCGCCTCGCTGGTGCCTGCCTGA